The following are from one region of the Ignavibacteriota bacterium genome:
- the arcC gene encoding carbamate kinase, translating into MNKKIAVVALGGNALLRGNELGTIQQQEINTYNTCVHLVKLIKEGYNLVITHGNGPQVGNIMLRNEAGYKEYKIPQMPIDICVADSQGGIGYMIERQLKNILREYKIRKNVATIVTQVLVDKKDPAFEDPTKPVGGFYLKEEAELLAKSKGLIFKEDPRKRGWRRVVPSPEPIDILNRKVIRDLVKHGNIVIAAGGGGVPVYIDEDKNFVGIEAVIDKDLASSLLANEIGAEMFFILTDVPNVYLNFHKPNQIKLEQITVSDAEKYLNAGEFAEGSMGPKILAAIRFVKEGGKETIITESTQLSNSGYGTRIVADNF; encoded by the coding sequence ATGAATAAAAAAATAGCAGTTGTTGCACTTGGTGGTAATGCTTTGCTGAGAGGCAATGAACTTGGAACAATTCAACAGCAGGAAATAAATACTTACAACACTTGTGTTCATCTGGTCAAACTAATTAAAGAAGGATACAATCTTGTAATTACTCATGGCAATGGTCCGCAGGTTGGCAATATTATGCTAAGAAATGAAGCTGGTTACAAAGAATATAAAATTCCGCAAATGCCAATTGATATTTGTGTAGCTGATTCCCAGGGCGGTATTGGATATATGATAGAACGACAATTGAAGAATATTCTGCGTGAATATAAAATTAGAAAAAATGTTGCTACAATTGTTACACAGGTTTTAGTTGATAAAAAAGATCCGGCTTTTGAAGATCCGACCAAACCAGTCGGAGGATTTTATTTAAAAGAAGAAGCTGAACTTCTCGCAAAATCAAAAGGTTTGATATTCAAAGAAGACCCCCGGAAACGAGGATGGAGAAGAGTTGTTCCATCACCAGAACCAATTGATATTCTCAACAGAAAAGTTATTCGTGATCTCGTTAAACATGGTAACATCGTGATTGCTGCCGGAGGCGGTGGAGTTCCTGTTTATATTGACGAGGATAAAAATTTTGTTGGAATTGAAGCTGTCATTGATAAAGACCTTGCTTCATCATTACTTGCAAATGAAATCGGAGCCGAGATGTTTTTCATTTTAACTGATGTTCCAAATGTTTATCTGAATTTTCATAAACCTAATCAGATTAAGCTTGAGCAAATTACCGTCAGCGATGCTGAGAAATACTTGAATGCAGGTGAGTTTGCTGAAGGCAGTATGGGTCCAAAAATTTTAGCAGCAATCAGGTTTGTTAAAGAAGGAGGAAAAGAAACTATTATCACTGAGTCAACGCAGCTTAGTAACTCCGGTTACGGAACAAGAATAGTAGCAGATAATTTTTAA
- a CDS encoding leucyl/phenylalanyl-tRNA--protein transferase, translated as MNCKEYIDTKELLKPKNMIRLYASGAFPMADSKTGIINWFMPDVRTIIPLDNFNIPRSAKKAIEDENFEVRFDTDFEGVLAGCSDRESTWISEELKSAYSGLKKLGHIHTVETWKDEKLVGGLYGVTFRGAFFGESMFSKVSQASKAALAVLLKHLKEKKFVLLDVQYITEHLKMFGAVEISFEEYTKLLHKSYAMIAEF; from the coding sequence ATGAACTGTAAAGAATATATTGATACAAAAGAGCTGCTGAAACCCAAAAATATGATACGGCTTTATGCAAGCGGTGCATTTCCTATGGCTGATTCGAAAACAGGGATCATTAATTGGTTCATGCCTGATGTGCGAACAATTATTCCCCTTGATAATTTTAATATTCCTCGTTCTGCTAAAAAAGCAATTGAAGATGAAAACTTTGAAGTAAGATTTGATACTGATTTTGAAGGAGTTCTTGCAGGTTGTTCGGATAGAGAATCAACCTGGATTTCTGAAGAATTAAAATCTGCTTACAGTGGTTTGAAAAAACTTGGACACATTCACACAGTTGAAACGTGGAAAGACGAAAAACTTGTTGGTGGACTTTATGGAGTTACATTCCGCGGTGCATTCTTTGGTGAAAGTATGTTCTCGAAAGTTTCTCAGGCATCCAAAGCTGCGCTTGCTGTTTTACTGAAACATTTGAAAGAAAAAAAATTTGTTCTTCTCGACGTGCAGTATATAACTGAACACTTAAAGATGTTCGGTGCAGTTGAAATTTCTTTTGAAGAATATACGAAGTTGCTGCACAAGTCCTATGCGATGATAGCAGAGTTCTAG
- a CDS encoding cellulase family glycosylhydrolase: protein MKIIILLLSIVSHIVFPQNSFIKTSGDKFILNNEEFKFFGFNAYYLQSEAGKIERRYIVNDVFQSAVTIGVNVIRTWTFYEDSSFSNPSVIRKSPYEVQESGLIALDYVLQKAKEKGIYLILTLSNNYSAFGGIPQYIKWANQIKLNGSDNYSHNDFFVNDSMKQWFKYHIELLLDRTNTFTGIKYKDDPTILSWEIMNEAENPEKDFNTIKNWYEEISSFIKSIDRNHLITTGENGYDVYTNLYSNVEFMYNGSYFLVDGYKGTSFYENSQLENIDYVSFHSYPNGWGLSAKAGKTWIKDHYQIAVRFNKPCLLGEFGIKENKLAVYTDWLEDIKRSSTKSSIVWQYLHPDVINSDGYGFNEFNSPELVELFQNYIEEINSDTTNNNSIPEDIVLYQNFPNPFNPVTTIKYSLPKDDFVSLEIYSSLGELVGAVEEGFKQKGEYEIILSFENNLLGSGIYFYTLKTSFQLITKKLILLK, encoded by the coding sequence ATGAAAATAATAATATTATTATTATCAATAGTCTCTCACATAGTATTTCCGCAGAATAGCTTCATTAAAACATCAGGAGATAAATTCATTTTGAATAACGAAGAATTCAAGTTCTTCGGCTTTAATGCTTATTATCTTCAGAGTGAAGCAGGTAAAATAGAAAGAAGATATATTGTTAATGATGTATTTCAATCAGCAGTAACTATTGGTGTAAATGTAATTCGTACGTGGACATTCTATGAAGATTCTTCTTTTTCAAATCCTTCTGTGATAAGAAAATCACCTTATGAAGTGCAGGAATCAGGTTTGATTGCGCTCGATTATGTTCTACAAAAAGCAAAAGAGAAAGGAATTTATCTCATACTAACTCTCTCGAATAATTACTCTGCTTTTGGTGGAATACCGCAATACATCAAGTGGGCAAATCAAATAAAGCTGAATGGTTCCGATAATTATTCTCACAATGATTTTTTTGTAAACGATTCAATGAAACAATGGTTCAAATACCATATTGAATTGTTACTTGACAGAACAAATACTTTTACTGGAATAAAGTATAAAGACGATCCTACAATTTTATCCTGGGAAATTATGAATGAAGCCGAAAATCCTGAAAAAGATTTTAACACAATTAAAAATTGGTATGAAGAAATATCTTCTTTCATAAAATCAATAGATCGAAATCATTTGATTACAACAGGTGAAAATGGTTATGACGTTTATACCAATCTTTATTCAAATGTAGAATTTATGTATAACGGTTCTTACTTTCTTGTTGACGGTTATAAAGGAACGAGCTTTTATGAAAACTCTCAACTGGAAAACATTGATTATGTTTCTTTTCACAGCTACCCAAACGGATGGGGATTATCTGCAAAAGCCGGAAAAACTTGGATAAAAGATCATTACCAAATTGCTGTAAGATTTAATAAACCATGTCTTTTGGGTGAGTTTGGAATAAAAGAAAATAAATTAGCCGTTTATACAGATTGGCTTGAAGATATAAAAAGATCATCTACAAAATCATCAATTGTCTGGCAATACCTTCATCCTGATGTTATAAATTCTGATGGCTATGGGTTTAATGAATTTAATTCACCTGAGCTAGTGGAATTATTTCAGAATTATATTGAAGAAATTAATTCAGATACTACAAATAATAATTCTATTCCTGAAGATATAGTTTTGTATCAAAATTTTCCTAATCCCTTCAATCCTGTAACTACAATTAAATACAGTTTACCGAAAGACGACTTTGTCTCACTAGAGATTTACAGTTCACTTGGAGAATTAGTTGGTGCAGTTGAAGAAGGGTTTAAACAAAAAGGCGAGTATGAAATCATTCTCTCATTCGAAAACAATTTACTTGGCAGTGGAATCTATTTTTATACTTTGAAAACATCTTTTCAGCTTATAACTAAAAAATTAATTTTGCTGAAGTAA